gacccattccgttatcttagcacttgatcgtttagtatgttgctattgctttcttcatgacttatacagagttcctacaactatgagattttgcaactcccgtttactggaggaacacattgtgtgctaccaaacgtcacaacgtaactgggtgattataaaggagctctacaggtgtctccaaaggtacatgttgagttggcatatttcgagattaggttttgtcactccgattgtcggagaggtatctttgggccctctcggtaatgcacatcactataagccttgcaagaaatgtagctaacgagttagttacggaatgatgcattacgtaacgagtaaagagacttgccgacaacgagattgaactaggtattggataccgacgatcgaatctcgggcaagtaacataccgatgacaaagggaacaacgtatgttgttatgcggtttgaccgataaagatcttcgtagaatatgtaggagccaatatgagcatccaggttccgctattggttattgaccggaaacagttctaggtcatgtctacatagttctcgaacccgtagggtccgcacgcttaaggtttcgatgatagttatattatgagtttatgagttttgatgtaccgaagtttgttcggagtcccgaatgagattacggacatgacgaggagtctcgaaatggtcaagacatgaagattgatatattggaagcctatatttggataacggaagtgttccgggtgaaatcggaattttaccggagtaccgggaggttaccggaaccccccggggggcttaatgggcgtacatgggccctagtggagaggcaGAGAGGATgcaagggctggccgcaccccctcccccctagtccgaataggacaaggagaggggggcagcgccccccctttccttcccctcttcctcctccttccccccttctccttctccaactaggaaagaagggagtcctactcccggtgggagtaggactccccttggcgcgccctccttggccggccaccccctcccccttggctcctttatatacgggggcagggggcacctctaaggcacaacaattgatctcttgatctcttagccgtgtgcggtgcccccctccaccaaagtcctcgataatattgtagcggtgcttaggcgaagccctgtgacggtagaacaagaagatcgtcaccacgccgtcgtgctgacggaactcttccccgacaccctgctggatcggagtccggggatcgtcatcgagttgaacgtgtgctagaactcggaggtgccgtagtttcggtgcttgatcggtcgggccgtgaagacgtacgactacatcaaccgcattgttctaacgcttccgctttcggtctacgagggtacgtggacaacactctcccctctcgttgctatgcatcaccatgatcttgcgtgtgcgtagcaaattttttgaaattactacgttccccaacagaagccgCCGGTGACTCGAGAGTCACCGTCGGATGTCCCCCGGGATGCAGTGACGCGCCGTGGCATGGTTGCCCTTGGATCTCGTGCGCAACCATAGGAGGGGTCGCCAGCGGCGGGGATCCACTAGATGGTGCGATCGCGGTTGACGCGGCTTGGAGCGCGGCGACGGAGGACTCCAGTTGCGCGAATCGCGCCTCCATCTCTGGCTTCCAGGAGACGAGGGCGTCGATCCGGGCGGTCTGCGTCGCCACTGCCTTGAGGACGGCCTTGGTGTCGTCGTCCTGCTTGTTGGCGCGGACGACGGCGTCGTCGTTCATCTTGTCGAGGTACGCCTTCAGCGTCGGGTCCATGGTGGCGATGAGGGCGTCGCGCACTTGCTTCTGGCGGCGAGTTTCCAGCGCGGCGAACTGgtagcggcggcgatggcggcaaaGGAAGGGTGGTAGGTGGCTAGCTGATACCACAATGTTAGGCAACAGATCTCGATGTAGTATTTCTCATGCACTGATTCAGTTACAGGGTACACTCTGTCTTgcaaggaaagaaagaagaaggaaaaaggaaaGCCGTGCCGTGTCGTGCCGTTGCCTGATCCCACTAGATGTCGAACTAGCCACTCCTCTCAGCTTATGTAGCGTTCGACCACTCCGGGCCCACGAACCTGCGGTTCGGTTGCTTGATCTGAGGTGGCTTGGAGATGACGCGCCCCTGCCCCTGACTGGTGGAAAGGTGCTCTTCCGCTGCCACGCTGTCCCCTCTCACTGACTTGGCCATGATTCTGTCGACTGGGGACGCATCTAAGGTTGGGTCCCTGACACTATATATCACGAGTCAGATTATTTTGTGTCACATAGTTGCCACCTCCAACAGGAAGCTAATTCCACTGAATATTCCTATTACCTGTTATAAGTTGAAATCCCCTTCAACAACGACTGGTGCTTGCCAATGAACAAAAAGTCTGTGCGGCGCATATATATAAAAAGTCTTGCTTGCCCTTCTCATAGGATAAACCataaacaactactccctccgtcttataATGTAATACGTTTTTTGACACCAATAGACACCAAATATGTTAGTTTCTTCTTGATCACTAAACTAACAGAAAAGAAATCACATTTGACTCCCGCCGGAATGCCACCTCCAACAGGAAGCTAATTCCACTGAAAATTCCTATATTACCCATAACAGTTTTCCGAAAAGATTTAGAGAAATCCTCTTTTGGTTTCCTACATGGCTCGATTGATCTTGTTGATATATATGAGCTGGTCCATTAAAACTTTACAAATTCTCGTGTGATTTGCGTAAGCAATTCTCAAAATTCCAAGGCCGGGGAAGAGCTTGGTTCATACGCGTGTCTGCCAGGTGGCACCGGCCGGATAGCCGCCgtggggctggggctggggctgggcCTGGAAGTAGGGCGGCGGCTGCCCCAGGGCGATCTCCGGCTGCTGCTCCCGTGGCGGCGCCGACGCTCCGAGCAGGAAGTAGGAGCCGATGCCGAAGCCGACGACGATGAGGGACAGCGCGGACGCGGTGGCGAACACCCCAGTTGGCAGCACGTAGCACTCCTCGCCGGCGCTGGTGTCTTCAGCCGGCTTCCGCTCCCCGGCCGTGTTCCACATCGCGCCGATGAAAAACAGCACCTCCGCGATGAACATCAGGATCCTTCGTTCGCACATGCGTGTTGTACACTACACGTTAGACATGAGAGAGaaagtttagagagagagagagggtaatGCGTCGTACCATGAGAGGATGGACATGGCGACGGCGAAGACGCGCTTGGTCTCGGACGGGATCTTCCGCGTCTCTGGCCGGCAACAGCCGCAGCAGCCGGTGGCGGCGGTGAGGAGGACCTGCGCCGCCAGGAGGAACAGCGTGGCCGCGACGCCGCAACCCCGCGCCGCCGTGCTCCGGTACACGCACCTCACCCCGTCGTACCCAGCAAACGACTGCAGCAGCACTACTGTGTCAGCTCGGTTCGTGATCCGTGGCATTTGTCGTACTGCACACTGGAGCTAGCAAAGCTAATTATCATGCGTACCTCGGAGTTGGTGCTCTCGCCAACGAATCCTAGGATGGCCGCGAGGAGGCCTAGGAAGCTCGCCGTCCCGCAGATCACGGCGGCGGCCTTCTTCCCCATGGCCGGCAACTACTCTATCGATGAATGCTCAATCGGCACGCACTAACGGACTAAAATGCGTGTTGTACAGCTAGGGTGTGTATATATATAACTACATCAAATAAAAGAATAATATAATTTGTGATTGGTTCGACAATTCTAAGAAGCTTAGCTTGTCTGGTCTTTGTATTCTCAGCTATATGGCTGAAGGTGGGTACGTACGGACAAAATATGGTGGTCATCACTATGCTTGACAGATTAATTGATTTGAACTTTTTTTTGCCGGAAATTAATTTGAACTTAAACAAGGTCATATCAAGATAATGTTTGGACAGTGTACGGCCTGTCTCCTAGGATCATCCAACCCAACACTCACATACCTCTTCTTTCCTTTTGGCTAGAATGGGGCAATGTTGGCTTTTGATCGCTAGACCAAACCTCCCAGGAGCACTATGTGCAAGCTAGCTAGACAGTCAAACAATCAGCTTGATTGATGAACAGTAGACCAGCATGCACGTAACTTGAACCTGGGCTTTCACTAACGCTAGGATCGGTTGATCTCTCGATGAACTTTGACGTGGTCGGCGAAACACTTGCGTACGAAACAAACTGGACAGAGGAAAAATCTTTTGGTGATAGCTACAGGGCCGTGTCGCTCCTGGGCTTTTCTTTTCTCTTGTATTGATCTGGTTCGTTGATACAAAAATTACAGGGtgtacgtgtatatatatactactaAGCCAGCTACCTTAGCTAACCTAGTCGGCTAGGAGTTCTAGCACTACACGGATACGTACTCGTGATGTACACGGTGTCATGCTTATTCCTTACATTCACCCTCCTAAGCTTGACATCCTCGTTTTGACCTGGATCCCAAATGCGACTACTACTATTCATAGTCATAATCTTTGGCATTGCTTTTGCCATTTTTCGTAGCATTTTAGGGACCGTCTTTGTTGTCGTCAACTGGTCCGTGGCTTGACGCCAGCACTCCTTCTTGGTCGCGTCTTCAACCTTCACCTGTTCTTCGGTGCTTGGTAGACTGTCTTTTGGATCATCAAGGGGACATCTTTTGAACTCGAGCGTGACCAAACTTCGGTCTAACTTTGAGTTCCAAGCTCTTGGCGCTTGCTTCACGTAAAGTGCCTTCTTGAGCTTGTAcactttctcttcttcttctttcttctcataGCCGAGTGGTTGTTCCACGTACACTTCTTCTGTGAGGTTACCGTTGAGGAAAGCGGATTTAACATCCATATGATGAACCTTCCAATCCTCTTGTGCTGCCAAAGCTAGGAGCACTCTCACCTTCTCGATTCGAGCAACCGGTGCAAACACctcctcatagtcaactccttgacgtTGTACGTAACCCTTAGTGAGAGTCTTGCCTTGTACTTCACAATGGCACTCTTCGTGTCCTTCTTTAACTTGTAAACCCACTTCAAACCTATGGCCTTTTGGTTCGGAGGTCGGGTTACCAAAGTCCACGTGCCATTGCTCTCGATCGCCTTCATCTCCTCATCCacggcgtgcatccaacttgaacTTTTGCTCGCCTCTACGAAGTTTGCCGGCTCCTCAACTCCGAGTAAACACAAATCGGAGTACTCGAGTGTAACTGGCTTTGCATACTTGCAGACTTTCTTGAGGGTCTTGTAGCGACGAGGCCCGGAAGAATCCATTATGGCTTGCGAAGGAGGCGACACAAACTGTGTCGGCGTCGATGCACTTGAGGAAGATGGCCGAGTCTCGGGCGTGGTAGACGGGTCGTTGGCATCCTCGTCGTCGGCGTAGTCGTCGTGACTGTGACCATCATCTTGATTGTCATCGTCACTATGCACCTCGTTGTCGAGATCTTCGCCCGTGTCGTGCGCGTCGTTGTCGCTATCACCTTGCGACCCATGCGCGTCGTCGTCGGTGTCGGCACCATGGTGATCACTGCCATTGCGGTCACCTTGGTTGTGCGTCTTGCCAACCACCTGGACATCCTCCCCTTCATCATCATCAGTTGGAAATTCAACTATGAATATGTTGCCGTTTGGAGTGCGCTCCAATTCCACGCTTGGTTTTCTTCAAACACAACGTCGCGTGAAATCCGTAGACGCTTGGTTTGTGGATCGTAGAAGCGGTATGCCTTGGTGCCAGAACTCCTCTCGTATCCGATGAACACCATCTTGGTGCTACGATCGGCAAGCTTTGAGAGATGCGGCTCCGCCGTATTCACATGCGCCACGCACCCGAACGTTCGTAGATGAGACACATTCGGCTTACGTTCGTAAATTGCTTCATACggagttgaaaggatcgatatggttgactagagggggggggggtgaataggcaactaacaatttttaaccttttctttaccaaattaaactttgcaacaaaataggttgtctagatgtgcaactaggtgagcaacctatatgatgcaataacaactagtacacaagcaagcaagagatgtaacaacaagtaagcttgcaagagtaaaggcacgaaataaccaagagtagagccggtggagacgaggatgtgttaccggagttccttccttttaaggggaagtacgtctccgttagagcggtgtggaggcacaatgctccccaagaagccactagggccaccgtattctcctcacgccctcacacaatgcgagatgccgtgattccactattggtgcccttgaaggcggcgaccgaacctttacaagcaaggttggggcaatctccacaacaatcggaggctcccaacaacaacaacaacaccacgaagcttcaccataatggagtatggcttcgaggtgacctcaaccgtctagggtgctcaacacccaagagtaacaagatccgctagggataagtgggggaatcaaatttctcttggtggaagtgtagatctgggccttctcaaccaatcccgagcaaatcaacaagtttgattggctagggagagagatcgggcgaaaatggagctttgagcaacaatggagctttgggggaaagaggtagttcaactaggaggaagaagacccctttatatagtgggggacacatccaaccgttaccccactgagcagccccgcacagggcggtactaccgctggggcagggcggtactaccattgagagcggtactaccgctccctgcccagcggtactaccgcgcggaaGGGGAAGCCAGGCCActggcccagagcggtactaccgcgggagtaggagcggtactaccgcttggagcggtactaccgcttctactaccgcttgtagtgccgcaaaacccgacacgagaaaacaccgtctcgaatcgaggcggtagtaggcgcggtactactgcggtactacggccgaaacccgcgagcggtactaccgctctgcggagcggtactaccgctgagagcggtactaccgctagggggcttcggcggtactaccgctgtagatcacggtactaccgctggcacaggGCGAAGTAGGTTACGGAAGAGAAGTGCAGCTCCAAAGATGCGAAGggaagacgacgggtgtgataaggatgtgtacgtgttgattccaccctagtcttaccaaagcggatcccctcttaatagtacgatgactcctacgaagctagtccaccaacaacgaaacgcaggagctacaccgtcttgaataaaacaccgagggaaGGAAATCGTCTCATGCCAATGGATgattctctgaaagaacttaacgcacacgattagtccgcaaaagcattgtcatcaatcaccaaaaccactggggaataaatatgcccttacaa
Above is a window of Triticum aestivum cultivar Chinese Spring chromosome 6B, IWGSC CS RefSeq v2.1, whole genome shotgun sequence DNA encoding:
- the LOC123133763 gene encoding uncharacterized protein isoform X1; this encodes MCERRILMFIAEVLFFIGAMWNTAGERKPAEDTSAGEECYVLPTGVFATASALSLIVVGFGIGSYFLLGASAPPREQQPEIALGQPPPYFQAQPQPQPHGGYPAGATWQTRV
- the LOC123133763 gene encoding uncharacterized protein isoform X2 codes for the protein MGKKAAAVICGTASFLGLLAAILGFVGESTNSESFAGYDGVRCVYRSTAARGCGVAATLFLLAAQVLLTAATGCCGCCRPETRKIPSETKRVFAVAMSILSWYDALPSLSL